The Acidianus manzaensis genome has a window encoding:
- a CDS encoding B277 family protein: MSDGKLLSAWEEELKKAQSLDELKQKYEEALKQIGNQKEAQKLYKVYQKREFELKLAQYRKLKEELAQKKRKIKKDKIDVNVKVVKKWINSRLFTAEHYVAMLQQSKDGLQLLFLRKAKLVENQGYLMLEVKKLRKVWVLNGEPLLLERKRIIGKKFVAVHFVLPDYPYTLDLTIDDKIRQLTLKNINAPQIIHSIIKTKFFEALARVGGGPDMMMLIIGAIMGVGIGLAIGFGISNANLSHLLAQHVTNTTTTHSVSPFPTSTKGGSS, translated from the coding sequence ATGAGTGATGGGAAACTTCTTTCGGCATGGGAAGAAGAATTAAAGAAAGCACAGAGCTTAGATGAGCTTAAACAAAAGTATGAAGAAGCACTAAAACAAATCGGCAATCAAAAAGAAGCACAAAAATTGTACAAAGTTTATCAAAAAAGGGAGTTTGAGCTAAAGTTAGCACAGTACAGAAAACTAAAGGAAGAACTTGCGCAGAAGAAAAGAAAGATAAAGAAAGATAAAATAGACGTAAACGTTAAAGTCGTCAAGAAGTGGATAAACAGTAGGCTCTTTACTGCAGAGCATTACGTCGCAATGCTGCAGCAAAGTAAGGATGGGCTTCAATTGCTATTTTTGAGGAAGGCTAAATTAGTGGAAAATCAAGGCTATTTAATGTTAGAAGTGAAGAAACTTAGAAAAGTGTGGGTGCTTAATGGGGAACCGCTACTTCTTGAGCGTAAAAGGATCATAGGGAAGAAGTTTGTTGCAGTGCATTTCGTGTTGCCAGATTATCCTTATACTTTAGACCTTACTATAGATGACAAAATAAGGCAACTTACGCTTAAGAATATCAACGCTCCGCAAATAATACATTCTATTATAAAGACAAAATTCTTTGAGGCGTTAGCAAGAGTGGGAGGCGGTCCAGATATGATGATGCTGATTATCGGCGCAATCATGGGCGTAGGAATAGGGCTAGCAATTGGCTTCGGTATCTCTAACGCAAATCTATCTCATTTGCTGGCGCAGCATGTAACTAATACGACGACCACGCATTCTGTTAGTCCTTTCCCAACCTCAACTAAAGGTGGTTCTTCATGA